tatgtgcaacgatagtgggtgaggccagctacaacagcccatactcagttccgtggaacaacgaagctgcagagaatccggactctccgaatattcaatatatttttagtcataactctcgtggatgtactcgcaccaagcagtgcgtatactctacctgtaggtctttccattcgtacattcgtacaacattacaacaatttaaattaattttttcttgagttattgccgaaaaactgttttcggtgcactctgacatgtctttagTTTTGAGAgcttttgacagaaaataatttttttttttagaaaaagtgaaagatacgtgtttcctagaattgaaagacgaatccagcGAGCTAtcattcattaaaatcggagaccgcttgtttcccgatcgcctgaagtcttggcgatatgactctcaATAAGCTTACGCAAGAAGAAGAAGCTTTTGTCTAGGGGATGTATAATGCTACTGAATTTAAAGTGCAACTTATCCTAATCCAAACcgtcttttcatattttattggatcgaagaaattatttactcacatttttcacatttacactactgttttgcacacgtaAAGAGTGCCACTTTCGTATCGAAGCTGTTCTTCTCAGTTctcaataacacaaaaaatgatagGAATCATAGAACACGCTTTAAAACGAAAGTGGCACCTTCTACGCGTGCAAAACAGTAGTAAAGCCGAGAAAATTTCCGTAACTACTTCCTCTGACTTGTCTGTGCAGAAGTGAAACGTTTGTTCAACAATCGTATTCTAAAACAATTAGATGTTATGATGGATTGCTTCATATACAGCATGAGTAAAatttcgaatctattacttctgtcaacgcactgtctagcaccAAAGCTGACGTtgacgtcactcaaatagaggacTGAACCGATCTAATTGAGtaatgtcaaagtcagcttcggtgcttgacagtgcgTTGCTTCTGTCAAAACAATGTTATTAAATAAGATAACAAAAGTCCAACTGTTAATTGTGtcattgctgtcgataacTGATGACACCGATGCATTATGGATCTGCGTGGTCCTATTTAatgaactttaaaaaaatgacaaaactgTCGCACAGAGACCTCGACAGAGACtaatttttcccatttttactTTCAGTCTTGGATTGACTCCACAGAGCAAGGTAATTGACAAGTCAAAAccggaaaaatttattttccttcaAGAGCAATGGACAGTACTCTGAAATTATAGTCGAAATTTGAGCGTAgtatttttgatgtaaaaatcTCCGCTTTGGAAAATGTAGAGGTACAACCCCGACTACAAATGTATTAGCAAATTGACCAGATCCGAGAAAAGCGTGTAGTATACCACATATACTACTCACCACTTTTCTGAGTGCTGGTCAAAATTCAGCGTGCCATCCATTGCTCCCTCAGGAAAAAACAGCAATTTACCTTTAATTAATACCGGATTCGTCCCACCCACTTTCTAAAGGTCTGGGTTGGAGCTTGGTGGATTGGTTTCATTTTCGTTGCCGTGCTGTGCGTTTTACTGGCCATTCCCATTTTAGCTTATCCACGATCTTTGCCGGGTGACTAAAATGATTTGCGATGTAAATCGGAAGTAATCTTATGTTCCTCTCCTATCAAATAGGCTCATTTGAACTGCAACAGGACAAAGTATCTGAAGCGCATGATGGAAGTGATGCTGCGAAAAAGTATTCACGCTTGAAAGACATACCAGAAGCGCTGTGGACGCTGCTGAAAAATCCTACATTTGCATTTCTTAATCTAGCTGGTGCGTCTGAAGGCCTAATTATAGCGGGATTTTGGTAAGCCTTTTTGCGTGTCCTTCTGCAACAGGAATGAACCCTAGGCTAGTTAACAATGTAAGGTATTTGACGATTTTCTCTCTGTTTCATAGCGCCTTCCTTCCAAAAGTTATCGAAAATCAATTCAGTGTAACTGCTGTCTGGTCAGCCATGTTAATGGGTTTGATAACGGTGCCAGCTGGTGGTGGAGGAACATTTTTGGGTGGCTATTTGGTCAAGAAATTTAACCTGACGTGCTCTGGAATCATAAAACTTTGTCTCATCGCTACCATCATTGCCACATTGTTCACCGTTTGTTTCATGCTCTCGTGTCCGAACTTAACTTTTGCTGGTGTCACGGCCGCATATTTTCCGACCAAATTGCCAACGCTTAGCACCGAAGCTAGGAAAATGGACATGCAATACGGCTACAGTTTGGACAGTTCATGCAACAGTAAATGTTCGTGCAATCGGAAAAACTACGATCCAATCTGTGGTGTTGACGGAATAATGTACTACTCACCGTGCCATGCTGGTTGTTCGAAGGAGCTGAGCATGGAAAATTCGAAAGTTTATTTGGATTGCGATTGCATCGTTGCACCGAATAGTACACAGGATCGTGGCTTCGATGCCATCAATACGATGTGTGAAACTAGTTGCAGTAATCTCTGGTTGTTCATTGCGCTCTGTTTCTTTGTCATGCTATTCACATTCCTAGCAACGATGCCGGCTCTGTCAGCGACGCTGaggtaattcaattttgccaGAGCTTTGAAAGcaaatttggaaaagtttCCTATCCTCGGTAGATGTGTGCACGACAATCAGCGCAGTTTTGCATTGGGTATACAATGGATCAAGGTGCGAATATTAGGCACGATTCCTGCCCCGATGATATTCGGTACACTAATTGACAATACCTGCATTTTATGGCAAGAATCATGCGATGATGCTGGCAACTGTTTGGTGTATGATAATCACTACATGAGCAAGTATGTCCCATATTGTCCCTCTATTCTAATCAAATTCGCATCAATCAATTAAATACGCGGAAGTCGATTACGTTGTATATCCTACATACGTATAAAGACTCATCGCGGTCCGTGTGGCAtgcaaattgaatgaaaaaaataatttaaaaaaaaattgttttcagatATATGCTAGCGCTGGCGGTAATCGGCAAAGCGtgttcaataatatttttctttggaGCATGGTGGTGCTATAAACCACCGAAAGGGAATAAATCCATGGAAAATGGTGCGGATCAACAAGTGACTGTATCACAGAACGGTAACGCTAATGTGGTAAATTCAACTGAAAACAAGAGATTTTAATGTGAGATGTggtttttgaataataaaatcggATGGGCGCTCGGTGATTATGTTGCTGGAGGGATGggggagatttttttttagataattAATTGAATGAGACGGTTTTTTTGCTCGTTATGTCCATTAGGATGACTGCTATTTTTAATGTAACTTTTTTTATGTACCGACAGCAGACTACATGTCCATGTTTTATGCATATTTATGTTTATGGAGCGTCAGTTAAAGAGGCCATCTCTAAATGTAATTTATGATACGAGATTCATCGATCAATTAGGTTATATCAGTAGAATTAGACGGACCTAAATTTAAGCTTTATTATCACCTGAGGGGAATGAGTCACAAAACCGGTGATTGAAAATGCGTGGAGCGTTGAAGTGTAATGTTGAAGAAATAGTTTTTCCTAACCATCtggatttttttgtattgctgGGTTTGGTGACGAATAATGGCTTATCCTTGTATCACTTGCTTTCAcccaaaatgaaaaactactCAGTTCAGTGTGACtagttaattgtttttttatagCCATAATTATGGTTCGTCAATGAACCGAATGCAAGGGATGAataatcgcccaaaaccacttacagtggaggtcaGAGCCGGATTAACCCATGGGCAAAGTGGGCCCGGCCCAGGGCGCTGGAAAAATGGGGGCgcttagaaattaaattttctcgacAATGTAATCATTTCACGTTCAACATAAGTCATGCACAAAtcaacgtcgattaaaaaaaattcgcgctCGCTTCGCTTGCGTCTGTACATTACATTCTTGGGGTAAATGTGAGCTACAAGAAATGCATATATACATCTaacttgatatttttgaataatacacGCACATCGACTAACCCAAGGCTGTTCGTATTTGGTTATTTAAAGCGTTTTTATGATGGTCCTGCTTTAGAAAAGTTGAACTTTGAGGCTTCTGGCTGAAGacactataaataattttcaataaccatTCCATTGCTTCATTTTCGTCAGCCGCCGGTGATAGTCGGATGATGGAAAGCTTTTTGCTCATgaggaattttcgaaaattttgtaaattcctcATGAGCTGAAACCTGCTCATGATCGCCGGACAACGGGagtttggaacaaataaagcagctggaaaagctgccgaacaaatccgtttccgcccattgaaaattgttcatggcatatattcgcgattttttttgtcgaaatccaAGGCCAATTACTTAAATTTCAAGTGAAGACAAAGGATCATTCTAGAGTGCCCTAAACTTCAATACTTTTGGGATCCCGAGTCCTAGATCCTTGAAATTGCTTCAACGCAAGTCGTTTTTTCCGAATCATGACCTTacccaacgcactgctcctagcatgaacataagaaatatttggaggctgatgaagtcacagtaggcactgcgtttctttcgtgaagataggtgacttgttttagttgtgt
The DNA window shown above is from Bradysia coprophila strain Holo2 chromosome IV unlocalized genomic scaffold, BU_Bcop_v1 contig_84, whole genome shotgun sequence and carries:
- the LOC119072568 gene encoding solute carrier organic anion transporter family member 4A1, encoding MKQSTEVNNGIGSVDGNGDVNLMNGHDSKMEQELYVRNNLVKANNDFEDKPVYGLCGFKVKIFQRFLSAKWALFWLCWAGALQGLVVNGCINVVITTIEKRFGLRSSQTGLVASGYDIASFACLVPVTYFGGRINASKPRWIGWGVILMGLGSLTFALPHFLVGPYRASGAASNVCFNNSTIKECSSDPLQPDAENLSWNVWLFFLAQLLHGAGASPLFTLGVTYIDENVSKKMSSVYLGIYYTMAIIGPAVGYVIAGQLLLIYTDFLVVDPLALGLTPQSKVWVGAWWIGFIFVAVLCVLLAIPILAYPRSLPGSFELQQDKVSEAHDGSDAAKKYSRLKDIPEALWTLLKNPTFAFLNLAGASEGLIIAGFCAFLPKVIENQFSVTAVWSAMLMGLITVPAGGGGTFLGGYLVKKFNLTCSGIIKLCLIATIIATLFTVCFMLSCPNLTFAGVTAAYFPTKLPTLSTEARKMDMQYGYSLDSSCNSKCSCNRKNYDPICGVDGIMYYSPCHAGCSKELSMENSKVYLDCDCIVAPNSTQDRGFDAINTMCETSCSNLWLFIALCFFVMLFTFLATMPALSATLRCVHDNQRSFALGIQWIKVRILGTIPAPMIFGTLIDNTCILWQESCDDAGNCLVYDNHYMSKYMLALAVIGKACSIIFFFGAWWCYKPPKGNKSMENGADQQVTVSQNGNANVVNSTENKRF